The following are encoded in a window of Hemiscyllium ocellatum isolate sHemOce1 chromosome 46, sHemOce1.pat.X.cur, whole genome shotgun sequence genomic DNA:
- the LOC132836349 gene encoding gastrula zinc finger protein XlCGF7.1-like translates to MSKCQRSHTGKRLWKCEDCGKGFLYPSQLGSHQHSHTGEKPFTCYVCGKGFTRSSNLLMHQRIHSGERPFTCSECGKGFIRSSQLLEHQQVHTGEKPFTCSDCGRGFSQSSNLRTHQRVHTRERPFTCSLCGKRFRQSSHLRRHQRVHTEERPFTCSECGKGFIRSSQLLEHQRVHTGEKPFTCCDCGRGFTQSFNLLRHQRLHTGERHALS, encoded by the coding sequence ATGTCCAAATGCCAGCGCAGTCACACTGGGAAGAGACTGTGGAAATGTGAGGATTGCGGGAAGGGATTTCTTTACCCATCCCAGCTGGGAAGCCACCAGCACagtcacacaggggagaagccattcacttgctatgtgtgtgggaagggattcacacGGTCCTCCAACCTGCTGATGCACCAGCGAATTCACagtggggagagaccattcacctgttcTGAATGTGGAAAAGGATTCATTCGCTCTTCTCAACTACTGGAACATCAGCAAGTTCACACCGGAGAgaaaccattcacctgctctgattGTGGGAGGGGATTTAGCCAATCATCCAATCTGCGAACACATCAGCGAGTTCACACAagagagagaccattcacctgctccctGTGTGGGAAAAGATTCAGACAGTCATCCCACCTGCggagacaccagcgagttcacactgaagagagaccattcacctgttcTGAATGTGGAAAAGGATTCATTCGCTCATCTCAACTACTGGAGcatcagcgagttcacactggagagaaaccgTTCACCTGCTGTGATTGTGGGAGAGGATTTACTCAATCTTTcaacctgctgagacaccagcgacttcacactggggagagacatGCACTCAGTTAA